A stretch of the Amycolatopsis sp. BJA-103 genome encodes the following:
- a CDS encoding AMP-binding protein, whose translation MPTLLAEAARQWPGKAAVHETGGGVSLTWAELDSAAHTLARALLDAGIERGDRVALRLPTSAAFAVSLFGALRAGAVVVPISPQAPVAELNGLLEHSGARLVLERETTEELLDGVTSLSPPVTSDGAAEPVEAAGAGEDIAVISYTSGTTGPPRGVMLSHRALLANLDQLSRIVPTPLVHGDRVLITIPLFHVYGLGPGLLQVASVGATAILSERFLAERTLADCAEYRVTSIAGVPAMYAEFAAMDPEELGAGLSTVRRMTSGAAPLHPKILTSLRGATGLDVYEGYGLTECAPVVTTTLVTGYPKPGSVGRPLPGVELRLVDSDGDATPVPQDPDELGDAFDEDGGTGLVSIRGANLFSGYWPDGSHGPDEEGWFRTGDVGYLDTDGDLHLVDRANDLIIVNGFNVFPHEVENVISMLDEVVEAGVVGVVDERTGEAVKAVVVPAPGASLSEQQVVEHCAAHLAGYKVPHTVEFAESLPHSATGKLRRLRLR comes from the coding sequence GTGCCCACCTTGCTCGCCGAGGCCGCCCGGCAGTGGCCCGGCAAGGCCGCCGTCCACGAGACCGGTGGAGGGGTCTCGCTGACCTGGGCGGAACTCGACAGCGCCGCCCACACGCTGGCCCGCGCCCTGCTCGACGCGGGAATCGAGCGCGGCGACAGGGTGGCGTTGCGGCTGCCGACGTCGGCCGCTTTCGCCGTCTCGCTGTTCGGGGCACTCCGGGCGGGCGCGGTGGTCGTCCCGATCTCGCCGCAGGCTCCGGTGGCGGAGCTGAACGGGCTGCTGGAGCACAGCGGCGCGCGGCTCGTCCTCGAACGGGAGACGACCGAAGAGCTCCTCGACGGAGTGACGAGCCTCTCACCACCTGTTACTTCGGATGGAGCAGCCGAACCGGTCGAGGCGGCCGGGGCCGGTGAGGACATCGCGGTCATTTCGTACACCTCCGGAACGACGGGCCCGCCGCGGGGCGTGATGCTGTCGCACCGGGCGTTGCTGGCGAACCTCGATCAGCTGAGCCGGATCGTCCCGACGCCGCTCGTGCACGGCGACCGCGTGCTCATCACCATCCCGCTGTTCCACGTCTACGGACTGGGGCCCGGCCTGCTGCAGGTCGCGTCGGTCGGCGCGACGGCGATCCTGTCCGAGCGTTTCCTCGCCGAGCGGACGCTGGCCGACTGCGCCGAGTACCGGGTGACCTCGATCGCCGGCGTGCCCGCGATGTACGCCGAGTTCGCCGCGATGGACCCCGAAGAACTGGGCGCCGGCCTGTCCACCGTCCGGCGGATGACGTCGGGCGCGGCGCCGCTGCACCCCAAGATCCTCACCTCGCTTCGCGGCGCCACCGGGTTGGACGTCTACGAGGGCTACGGCCTCACCGAATGCGCGCCCGTGGTCACCACGACGCTGGTCACCGGCTATCCGAAGCCGGGTTCGGTGGGACGGCCGCTGCCCGGTGTCGAGCTCCGGCTGGTCGACAGCGACGGCGACGCGACGCCCGTCCCGCAGGATCCGGACGAACTCGGCGACGCCTTCGACGAGGACGGCGGCACCGGCCTGGTGTCGATCCGCGGCGCGAACCTGTTCTCCGGCTACTGGCCCGACGGCTCGCACGGTCCCGACGAGGAAGGCTGGTTCCGCACCGGCGACGTCGGCTACCTCGACACCGACGGCGACCTGCACCTGGTGGACCGGGCCAACGACCTGATCATCGTCAACGGCTTCAACGTCTTCCCGCACGAGGTCGAGAACGTGATCTCGATGCTGGACGAGGTCGTCGAGGCGGGTGTCGTCGGTGTCGTCGACGAGCGGACCGGCGAAGCGGTGAAGGCCGTCGTCGTCCCCGCGCCCGGCGCTTCGCTCTCGGAGCAGCAGGTCGTCGAGCACTGCGCGGCGCACCTGGCCGGGTACAAGGTGCCGCACACCGTCGAGTTCGCGGAGTCGCTGCCGCATTCGGCCACCGGAAAATTGCGCCGCCTCCGACTGCGCTGA
- a CDS encoding glutaredoxin family protein: MAHHVTVMTRTGCHLCEVAEQDIERICGELGVAWSAADVDSDPEWRAEYGDRVPVILIDDAEHGYWRVEEDRLRKALA, encoded by the coding sequence ATGGCGCACCACGTGACCGTCATGACCCGCACGGGCTGCCACCTGTGCGAGGTCGCGGAACAGGACATCGAGCGGATCTGTGGCGAGCTGGGCGTCGCCTGGTCGGCGGCGGACGTCGACAGCGACCCCGAATGGCGGGCCGAATACGGCGACCGCGTGCCGGTGATCCTGATCGACGACGCCGAGCACGGGTACTGGCGGGTCGAAGAGGACAGGCTCCGGAAGGCACTGGCGTAA
- a CDS encoding molybdopterin-dependent oxidoreductase, producing the protein MDDERRLTFPQAALTGLLALAAALGVGHLVAGFVGYTASPFVAVANFVIDHSPHAVVAWAERTLETWDKPILKIGLAVVLVLIALLAGQLSRRKPLPGQVIVGLLGAAGVAAVYVRTDLGQVSLLAPVAATVAGLVVFTWLQSFFRPPVFFDAREGEGPDRRKVLITGASVAAGAGVAALTGQFVGTRKNAEESRAAVGRLVATRTAPPIPPDADFVKFGTPPYLTPSKDFYRIDTALVVPQVRTEDWSLRIHGMVDREVTYTYDDIRSRPLLERDVTLCCVSNEVGGPYISNARWIGIDLRDLLTEAGVKPGAEQMFATSVDGWTCGTPVEAALDPGRGAMLAIGMDGEPLPIEHGFPARIVIPGLYGYVSATKWVTELEITTWKDREAYWLNRGWGREGPVKTQSRIDAPGSAVTAGKVVVSGIAWAQHTGVAKVEVRVDQGPWRETVLSAETSKDTWRMWWAEVDVAAGQHQVAVRATDQSGYTQTETRVGTVPDGATGWHTVSFNAR; encoded by the coding sequence GTGGACGACGAACGCAGGCTCACCTTCCCGCAAGCCGCTCTGACCGGGCTGCTCGCCCTCGCCGCCGCGCTCGGCGTCGGGCATCTCGTCGCGGGCTTCGTCGGGTACACGGCCTCGCCGTTCGTCGCCGTCGCGAACTTCGTCATCGACCACAGTCCGCACGCCGTCGTGGCCTGGGCCGAGCGGACGCTGGAGACGTGGGACAAGCCGATCCTCAAGATCGGCCTCGCCGTGGTCCTGGTGCTGATCGCGCTGCTCGCGGGTCAGCTTTCGCGCCGCAAGCCGCTGCCCGGCCAGGTGATCGTCGGCCTGCTCGGCGCGGCGGGCGTCGCCGCCGTCTACGTGCGCACCGACCTCGGGCAGGTCTCGTTGCTGGCGCCGGTGGCCGCGACGGTCGCCGGGCTCGTCGTCTTCACCTGGTTGCAGTCGTTCTTCCGCCCGCCGGTGTTCTTCGACGCCCGCGAGGGCGAGGGCCCGGACCGGCGGAAGGTGCTGATCACCGGCGCTTCCGTCGCGGCGGGCGCGGGTGTCGCCGCGCTGACCGGCCAGTTCGTCGGAACGCGGAAGAACGCCGAGGAGTCGCGCGCCGCCGTCGGCAGGCTCGTCGCGACGAGGACCGCGCCGCCGATCCCGCCCGACGCGGACTTCGTGAAGTTCGGCACCCCGCCGTACCTCACTCCATCGAAGGATTTCTACCGGATCGACACGGCCCTGGTCGTCCCGCAGGTCCGCACCGAGGACTGGAGCCTGCGGATCCACGGGATGGTCGATCGCGAAGTCACCTATACGTATGACGACATCCGCTCGCGGCCGCTGCTCGAACGCGACGTCACGCTGTGCTGCGTCTCCAACGAGGTCGGCGGTCCGTACATCTCCAACGCGCGCTGGATCGGCATCGACCTGCGCGACCTGCTGACCGAGGCGGGCGTGAAACCCGGCGCCGAGCAGATGTTCGCGACCAGCGTCGACGGCTGGACCTGCGGAACCCCGGTCGAAGCCGCGCTGGATCCCGGACGCGGCGCGATGCTCGCCATCGGCATGGACGGCGAACCGCTGCCGATCGAGCACGGCTTCCCGGCGCGGATCGTGATCCCCGGGCTGTACGGCTACGTGTCCGCCACGAAATGGGTGACCGAACTGGAGATCACCACGTGGAAGGACCGCGAGGCGTACTGGCTCAACCGCGGCTGGGGCCGCGAAGGACCGGTGAAGACACAGTCGCGGATCGACGCTCCGGGTTCGGCCGTGACTGCGGGCAAGGTCGTCGTGTCCGGGATCGCGTGGGCGCAGCACACCGGCGTCGCGAAGGTCGAGGTCCGCGTCGACCAGGGGCCGTGGCGAGAGACCGTCCTGTCGGCCGAGACGTCGAAGGACACCTGGCGGATGTGGTGGGCCGAGGTGGACGTCGCCGCTGGTCAGCATCAGGTCGCGGTCCGGGCGACGGATCAGTCCGGCTACACGCAGACGGAAACGCGGGTGGGAACGGTGCCGGACGGGGCGACCGGCTGGCACACGGTGTCTTTTAACGCGCGCTGA
- a CDS encoding redox-sensing transcriptional repressor Rex: MVSQRGRRTRVTPDADNAPTAEMPAVEATAEPEAVRAKSIPEAAVARLAVYLRVLSGLAEQGATTISSEELSQAAGVNSAKLRKDLSYLGSYGTRGVGYEVSVLVSQIERILGLTRKHKVAVVGIGNLGHALANYGGFPGRGFPVEALFDLDPDLVGVPVGGLPVSHLDEIPKVCAERQISIGVIATPPTAAQSVCDRLVAGGVQCILNFAPVVLQVPAHIEVRKVDLAVELQILSFHVARRADLAAHGNGGGDAAPKGAENGSVNGHGNGMVVR, from the coding sequence GTGGTGTCGCAACGAGGCCGGCGCACCCGGGTGACACCGGACGCCGACAACGCGCCCACCGCGGAGATGCCCGCCGTCGAGGCCACCGCCGAGCCGGAAGCCGTCCGCGCGAAGTCGATTCCCGAGGCCGCCGTCGCGCGCCTCGCCGTCTACCTCCGCGTCCTTTCCGGGCTGGCCGAGCAGGGCGCGACGACGATCTCCAGCGAGGAGCTCTCGCAGGCCGCGGGCGTCAACTCCGCGAAACTGCGCAAGGACCTGTCCTACCTCGGCTCGTACGGCACCCGCGGCGTCGGCTACGAGGTCAGCGTCCTGGTCAGCCAGATCGAGCGGATCCTCGGCCTGACCCGCAAGCACAAGGTCGCCGTGGTCGGGATCGGTAACCTCGGGCACGCGCTGGCCAACTACGGCGGGTTCCCCGGCCGCGGGTTCCCGGTCGAGGCGCTGTTCGACCTCGACCCGGACCTGGTCGGCGTGCCGGTCGGCGGCCTCCCGGTCTCCCATCTCGACGAGATCCCCAAAGTCTGCGCCGAACGGCAGATCTCCATCGGCGTCATCGCCACTCCGCCCACCGCCGCGCAGTCGGTCTGCGACCGGCTCGTCGCAGGTGGCGTGCAGTGCATCCTGAATTTCGCCCCGGTGGTGCTGCAGGTTCCGGCCCATATCGAGGTGCGCAAGGTCGATCTCGCCGTCGAGCTGCAGATCCTGTCGTTCCACGTCGCTCGCCGCGCGGATTTGGCCGCTCACGGCAACGGCGGAGGAGACGCCGCCCCCAAGGGCGCCGAGAATGGCAGCGTGAACGGCCACGGCAACGGAATGGTGGTGCGCTGA
- a CDS encoding glutamyl-tRNA reductase, producing MSVLAVGLSHRSAELNTLERVAVPATDVTKVLHELQQAEHVSEAILVSTCNRIEVYAVVETFHGGLNDVSDVLARQAGMEPADLYDSLYVHYAGAAIEHLFSVTSGLDSMVVGETQILGQIRSSYATARDAGTVGRTLHELIQTTLRVGKRVHSETGLDKLGASVVSEALAAAGDIAGKRALIVGAGSMGALTASQLRKSGIGEITIANRTEARAARLAAASVEQGVPAKAVQMSGIADAVAEADVVVCCTGANAAVFTTAHVPARAGRPLVVCDLGLPRDVEHEVAELADVTVVDLETIQRRMREAGTPTTERQTAKATGIVLDEVREYLAGQRSAEVTPTVTALRRRAAEVVDAELLRLDNRLPDLEAGVREEVGRTVRRVVDKLLHAPTVRVKQLAAETADTDYANALRELFCLDPQAPAAVASPTSTPKDSDHQ from the coding sequence ATGAGCGTGTTGGCGGTCGGGCTTTCGCACCGCAGTGCCGAGCTGAACACCCTGGAGCGCGTCGCGGTCCCCGCGACCGACGTGACCAAGGTGCTCCACGAACTGCAGCAGGCCGAGCACGTCAGCGAGGCGATCCTCGTCTCCACCTGCAACCGCATCGAGGTCTACGCGGTCGTCGAGACGTTCCACGGCGGCCTGAACGACGTCTCCGACGTGCTCGCCCGGCAGGCCGGGATGGAGCCCGCGGACCTTTACGACTCGCTGTACGTGCACTACGCGGGCGCCGCGATCGAGCACCTGTTCTCGGTCACCTCCGGGCTGGACTCGATGGTCGTCGGCGAGACGCAGATCCTCGGCCAGATCCGGTCGTCGTACGCCACCGCGCGCGACGCGGGCACCGTCGGCCGCACGCTGCACGAGCTGATCCAGACCACGCTGCGCGTCGGCAAGCGTGTCCACAGCGAAACCGGGTTGGACAAGCTCGGCGCGTCGGTCGTCTCCGAGGCGCTGGCCGCTGCCGGGGACATCGCGGGCAAGCGCGCGCTGATCGTCGGCGCCGGGTCGATGGGCGCGCTGACCGCGTCCCAGCTGCGCAAGTCCGGGATCGGCGAGATCACCATCGCCAACCGCACCGAAGCCAGGGCCGCCCGCCTCGCCGCCGCGAGCGTCGAGCAGGGAGTGCCCGCGAAAGCCGTCCAGATGAGCGGGATCGCGGACGCGGTCGCCGAAGCGGACGTCGTCGTCTGCTGCACCGGCGCGAACGCCGCGGTGTTCACCACCGCGCACGTCCCGGCCCGCGCCGGTCGCCCGCTGGTCGTCTGCGACCTCGGACTCCCGCGTGACGTCGAGCACGAGGTCGCCGAGCTGGCCGACGTCACCGTTGTCGACCTCGAGACCATCCAGCGCCGCATGCGCGAAGCGGGCACCCCGACCACGGAACGCCAGACCGCGAAGGCCACCGGCATCGTGCTCGACGAGGTGCGCGAGTACCTCGCCGGCCAGCGCAGCGCCGAGGTCACCCCGACGGTGACGGCGTTGCGGCGCCGGGCGGCCGAGGTGGTCGACGCCGAACTGCTGCGGCTGGACAACCGCCTGCCGGACCTCGAAGCCGGGGTCCGCGAGGAGGTCGGCCGCACGGTCCGCCGAGTGGTCGACAAGCTGCTGCACGCGCCGACGGTGCGGGTCAAGCAGCTGGCCGCCGAGACGGCCGACACCGATTACGCCAACGCGCTGCGCGAGCTGTTCTGCCTCGACCCGCAGGCGCCCGCCGCCGTGGCGAGTCCTACGTCAACGCCGAAAGACAGTGATCATCAGTGA
- the hemC gene encoding hydroxymethylbilane synthase — protein MSRVIRIGTRGSKLALAQTGTIADALRATGAEVELVTVTTPGDKSSAPIPTIGVGVFTSALREALLREEVDVVVHSYKDLPTKPEPGIVLAAVPLREDPRDALIARDGLTLGELPPGSTVGTGSPRRTAQLRALGLGLEIVPIRGNIDTRMRKVTDGELDAVVLARAGLARIGRAEEITETLDPIQMLPAPAQGALAVECRAGDVDIEHLLGSTVDDEGTRAVATAERALLAALEAGCSAPVGALAEIVEDLDADGRVVERISLRGTAAVEADGEAVDMVRASALADKHEAEQLGRTLAAELLDLGAGALSGPAQ, from the coding sequence GTGAGCAGAGTCATCCGGATCGGGACGCGCGGCAGCAAACTCGCCCTCGCGCAGACCGGCACCATCGCCGACGCCCTGCGCGCCACCGGGGCCGAGGTCGAGCTCGTCACCGTGACGACCCCCGGCGACAAATCGTCCGCCCCGATCCCGACGATCGGGGTCGGCGTGTTCACTTCCGCGCTGCGCGAAGCCTTGCTGCGCGAGGAAGTCGACGTCGTCGTGCACTCGTACAAGGATCTGCCGACGAAACCGGAGCCGGGCATCGTGCTCGCCGCCGTGCCGCTCCGCGAGGACCCGCGTGACGCGCTGATCGCCCGTGACGGGCTCACTCTCGGCGAGCTGCCGCCCGGTTCGACCGTCGGCACCGGCTCGCCGCGGCGCACCGCGCAACTGCGCGCGCTCGGTCTCGGTTTGGAAATCGTGCCGATCCGAGGCAATATCGACACCCGCATGCGCAAGGTGACCGACGGAGAGCTCGACGCCGTCGTCCTGGCGCGTGCCGGACTGGCCAGGATCGGCCGGGCGGAGGAGATCACCGAGACCCTCGACCCGATCCAGATGCTGCCCGCGCCCGCACAGGGCGCGCTGGCGGTGGAGTGCCGGGCCGGAGACGTGGACATCGAGCACCTGCTCGGGTCCACAGTGGACGATGAAGGCACCCGTGCCGTGGCGACCGCCGAGCGGGCGTTGCTCGCGGCGCTGGAAGCCGGGTGCAGCGCACCGGTCGGAGCGCTGGCGGAGATCGTCGAAGACCTGGACGCCGATGGCCGGGTCGTCGAGCGGATCTCGTTGCGGGGCACCGCCGCCGTCGAAGCTGACGGGGAAGCGGTCGACATGGTGCGCGCTTCCGCGCTCGCCGACAAGCACGAAGCCGAACAACTCGGCCGGACACTGGCCGCCGAGCTGCTCGACCTGGGGGCCGGCGCACTGTCCGGCCCCGCCCAGTGA
- a CDS encoding uroporphyrinogen-III synthase — protein sequence MTPARKTTGRVAFVGSGPGDAGLLTVRAQELLAKAEVVVTDPDVPSGVLALTAEGAEVRPAVGEATEVAKDLVNEAKAGRLVLRLIAGDPLTQPAVVAEVQAVSRTSAVFDIIPGVSPGAAVPAYAGVALGGTHTEVDVRGDVDWAALAATPGPIVLHATSAHLAEAASALTEHGLPSSTPVAVTSNGTINTQRTLDTTLATVANEAGELVGPLIVTIGQAVGQRSKLSWWESRALYGWKVLVPRTKEQAGEMAERLRGHGATSHEVPTISVEPPRSPAQMERSVKGLVDGRYQWIVFTSTNAVRAVWEKFEEFGLDARAFSGVKIACVGESTAAKVRSFGIIPELIPEGEQSSEGLLAEFPPYDDVLDPVDRVLLPRADIATETLSAGLRERGWEIDDVTAYRTVRAAPPPAETREMIKTGGFDAVCFTSSSTVRNLVGIAGKPHTRTLVACIGPKTAETAVEFGLRVDVQPEKADVPHLVDALAEHAARLRAEGALPPPRKAKRARRS from the coding sequence ATGACCCCCGCGCGTAAGACCACCGGGCGTGTCGCCTTCGTGGGCTCGGGCCCCGGTGACGCCGGTCTGCTGACCGTCCGCGCTCAGGAGCTGCTCGCCAAGGCCGAGGTCGTGGTGACCGACCCGGACGTCCCTTCGGGCGTCCTGGCCCTCACCGCCGAGGGCGCCGAAGTGCGCCCCGCCGTCGGCGAGGCCACCGAGGTCGCCAAGGACCTGGTGAACGAGGCCAAGGCGGGACGGCTGGTACTCCGGCTGATCGCCGGTGACCCGCTGACCCAGCCCGCCGTCGTCGCCGAGGTGCAGGCCGTTTCCCGGACCAGCGCCGTCTTCGACATCATCCCGGGCGTCTCGCCGGGCGCCGCCGTCCCGGCGTACGCCGGTGTCGCGCTCGGCGGCACGCACACCGAGGTCGACGTCCGCGGTGACGTCGATTGGGCCGCGCTGGCCGCCACCCCGGGCCCGATCGTGCTGCACGCGACTTCGGCGCACTTGGCCGAGGCCGCGTCCGCGCTGACCGAGCACGGGCTGCCGTCGAGTACCCCGGTCGCGGTGACGTCCAACGGCACCATCAACACCCAGCGCACCCTGGACACCACGCTGGCCACCGTCGCGAACGAGGCAGGCGAGCTCGTCGGCCCGCTGATCGTGACCATCGGCCAGGCCGTCGGCCAGCGCTCGAAGCTGTCGTGGTGGGAGTCGCGCGCGCTGTACGGCTGGAAGGTCCTGGTGCCGCGCACCAAGGAGCAGGCCGGTGAGATGGCGGAGCGGCTTCGCGGCCACGGCGCCACCTCGCACGAGGTCCCGACCATCTCGGTCGAGCCGCCGCGCAGCCCCGCGCAGATGGAGCGTTCGGTCAAGGGTCTCGTCGACGGCCGCTACCAGTGGATCGTCTTCACCTCGACCAACGCCGTCCGCGCGGTGTGGGAGAAGTTCGAGGAGTTCGGCCTCGACGCCCGCGCGTTCTCCGGCGTGAAGATCGCTTGCGTCGGCGAATCGACCGCCGCGAAGGTGCGCTCGTTCGGCATCATCCCCGAGCTGATCCCGGAAGGTGAGCAGTCCTCGGAAGGCCTCCTCGCCGAGTTCCCGCCGTACGACGACGTCCTCGACCCGGTCGACCGCGTGCTGCTGCCGCGGGCGGACATCGCCACCGAGACCCTTTCGGCCGGCCTGCGTGAACGCGGCTGGGAGATCGACGACGTGACCGCGTACCGCACGGTGCGTGCCGCGCCGCCGCCAGCCGAGACCCGCGAGATGATCAAGACCGGCGGTTTCGACGCGGTCTGCTTCACCTCGTCCTCGACCGTGCGGAACCTCGTCGGCATCGCCGGCAAGCCGCACACCCGCACGCTGGTCGCGTGCATCGGCCCGAAGACCGCGGAAACCGCCGTGGAATTCGGGCTGCGGGTCGACGTCCAGCCCGAGAAGGCCGACGTCCCGCACCTGGTCGACGCGCTCGCCGAGCACGCCGCGCGGCTTCGCGCCGAAGGTGCGCTCCCGCCGCCGCGCAAGGCGAAGCGGGCCCGCCGCTCCTGA
- a CDS encoding Nramp family divalent metal transporter, with the protein MSSSTVTDQLEEPPVGWRARLRQVGPGIMAAATGVGAGDLVATMVAGSRFGYTLLWAVLVGTIFKLALAEAVGRWHLTSGRTILSGWRTLGIWALIYFGIYAVIWGFVYGATAMSASGLPLNALFPALPVRYWAMICGLLGFALVWFGRYAIIEKLMTVLTGVMFVTVVGTAILVMPNFTALFEGAVPTLPDGSLVYVLGLVGGVGGTITLAAYGYWTLAKGWSSAKWLPMMRTDNAVGYLMTGIFVIAMLIVGAELLLGQKIISGDKGLLFLGDTLAADYGQWARIPFLIGFFAVSFTSVIGVWHGVSLLFADWWRILRLPADTTESVEAYEKKAGERSFAYRGYVLWLTFPPMALLFLDQPFQLTVIYGVLGSLFMPFLAATLLVMLNTSRVPRSGRSGWVSNGLLGICLAMFAYLAYTEVVKFFS; encoded by the coding sequence ATGTCGAGTTCAACGGTGACCGACCAACTGGAAGAACCGCCCGTCGGCTGGCGCGCACGGCTGCGCCAGGTCGGGCCAGGAATCATGGCCGCCGCGACCGGGGTCGGCGCGGGCGACCTCGTCGCGACGATGGTGGCCGGATCGCGCTTCGGGTACACGCTGCTGTGGGCGGTGCTCGTCGGGACGATCTTCAAACTCGCGCTGGCCGAAGCCGTCGGCCGCTGGCATCTGACGTCGGGCCGGACGATCCTGTCCGGCTGGCGGACGCTGGGGATCTGGGCGCTGATCTACTTCGGGATCTACGCGGTGATCTGGGGGTTCGTCTACGGCGCGACCGCGATGTCGGCGTCCGGGCTGCCGCTCAACGCGCTCTTCCCCGCGCTTCCGGTGCGGTACTGGGCGATGATCTGCGGCCTGCTCGGCTTCGCGCTGGTGTGGTTCGGCCGGTACGCGATCATCGAGAAGCTGATGACGGTGCTCACCGGCGTGATGTTCGTGACCGTGGTCGGCACGGCGATCCTCGTCATGCCGAACTTCACCGCGCTGTTCGAAGGCGCCGTCCCGACCCTGCCCGACGGCTCGCTCGTCTACGTCCTCGGCCTGGTCGGCGGTGTCGGCGGCACGATCACCCTGGCGGCCTACGGCTACTGGACGCTCGCGAAGGGCTGGAGCTCGGCGAAGTGGCTGCCGATGATGCGCACCGACAACGCCGTCGGCTACCTCATGACCGGGATCTTCGTGATCGCGATGCTGATCGTCGGCGCGGAACTGCTGCTGGGCCAGAAGATCATCTCGGGCGACAAGGGCCTCCTGTTCCTCGGTGACACGCTCGCCGCGGACTACGGGCAATGGGCGCGGATCCCGTTCCTCATCGGCTTTTTCGCGGTTTCGTTCACGTCGGTGATCGGCGTCTGGCACGGCGTGAGCCTGCTCTTCGCGGACTGGTGGCGCATCCTGCGGCTGCCCGCGGACACGACGGAAAGCGTTGAGGCGTACGAGAAAAAGGCCGGGGAGCGCAGTTTCGCCTATCGGGGTTACGTGCTGTGGCTGACTTTTCCGCCGATGGCGTTGCTGTTCCTCGACCAGCCCTTCCAGCTCACGGTGATCTACGGCGTACTGGGCTCGTTGTTCATGCCGTTCCTGGCGGCGACGTTGCTGGTGATGCTGAATACGTCGCGGGTGCCGAGGTCGGGGCGGTCCGGCTGGGTTTCGAACGGGCTGCTGGGCATCTGCCTGGCGATGTTCGCGTACCTGGCCTACACGGAGGTCGTGAAGTTCTTCAGCTGA